The following are encoded together in the Gemmatimonadaceae bacterium genome:
- a CDS encoding nucleotidyltransferase family protein, which yields MSTATATSSGVRNADVDVPSSAVLRPAEALFFRLAAPRESESAAHTLVGRGIDWDRFVGIVLKEGVAGSVWRTLRDYDLPVPSAAASQLQGVAALSDFRLMAVRRLLTKTVAELVAEGIPVMLVKGGALGAFLYAEPCDRNMADIDVVVPRDRAHEAAQVARARDWTIDMAELKAALYEEHHHLPPMSDRLGLDIRLEIHSDVLPVGHPLSYGVAALRSRAVTRRLGASDVLVPSVEDMLVYSCIHLAWSHEMRIGGWRTFRDISELVAHLDFGWDRFLSIASDPTLSSACYWTLLLAERLCGIPVPPAVLRALDPGVGEWVGEVVFRHFVLQLVPMAQRNPSEGLARLLWTAGMRPKRSGHGAARPWQFGERKIEKSRELGLDTPRSSSERWWAHRLGISDAAGYLRRLAGR from the coding sequence GTGAGTACCGCCACGGCGACCAGTTCGGGCGTGCGCAACGCCGACGTCGACGTGCCGTCGAGCGCCGTCTTGCGCCCGGCGGAAGCGCTCTTCTTCCGGCTGGCCGCTCCGCGCGAGTCGGAGAGCGCGGCACACACGCTGGTCGGGCGCGGAATCGACTGGGATCGCTTTGTCGGCATCGTCCTCAAGGAGGGCGTGGCCGGAAGCGTGTGGCGCACGCTTCGCGACTACGATCTTCCCGTTCCGAGCGCAGCGGCGTCGCAGCTGCAGGGCGTGGCGGCGCTCTCCGATTTCCGGCTCATGGCGGTGCGACGCCTGCTCACCAAGACAGTCGCGGAACTCGTGGCCGAGGGGATCCCGGTCATGCTGGTCAAGGGGGGGGCGCTGGGTGCCTTTCTCTACGCCGAGCCGTGTGACCGGAACATGGCCGACATCGATGTCGTGGTTCCTCGCGACCGCGCGCATGAAGCGGCGCAGGTGGCCCGGGCGAGGGACTGGACCATCGACATGGCGGAGCTCAAGGCGGCGCTCTACGAGGAGCATCACCACCTGCCGCCCATGTCGGACAGGCTAGGGCTCGACATTCGACTGGAGATTCACTCGGACGTGCTCCCCGTTGGCCATCCGCTGTCGTATGGAGTGGCCGCCCTCCGGTCGCGTGCGGTCACCAGGCGGCTGGGAGCCTCCGACGTCCTGGTCCCGTCCGTCGAGGACATGCTGGTCTACTCGTGCATTCACCTGGCCTGGTCGCACGAGATGCGGATTGGCGGGTGGCGCACCTTCCGCGACATCTCGGAACTGGTCGCGCACCTCGACTTCGGTTGGGATCGATTCCTCTCGATAGCCAGCGACCCGACGCTGTCGTCGGCCTGTTACTGGACGCTGTTGCTCGCAGAGCGGCTGTGCGGCATCCCCGTCCCGCCGGCGGTGCTGCGCGCGCTCGATCCCGGGGTCGGGGAGTGGGTCGGCGAGGTGGTCTTCCGCCACTTCGTGCTGCAACTCGTGCCGATGGCGCAGCGGAACCCGTCGGAGGGGCTGGCGCGCCTGCTGTGGACGGCGGGGATGCGTCCCAAGCGGTCGGGTCACGGCGCGGCTCGCCCGTGGCAGTTTGGCGAGCGCAAGATCGAGAAGTCGCGCGAGCTCGGACTCGACACGCCGCGTTCGTCGAGCGAGCGGTGGTGGGCGCATCGCCTGGGCATCAGCGACGCGGCGGGCTACCTTCGGCGACTCGCCGGACGCTGA
- a CDS encoding lasso peptide biosynthesis B2 protein has protein sequence MRRRLRRVGRRARSYLKLLSVSPTEGWNLVRAQLSLLHARFLLSTRETGRLVSPRDDAPVAGDPARLPEARALALAIRRASAFGVIRPTCLVQSMALMKMLQRDGLDGGRIRIGVRDRQGKVEAHAWVEYGGEVIGDFGEHVATFTELTDVKLVGTQER, from the coding sequence ATGCGCCGGCGACTCAGACGCGTCGGGCGACGGGCGCGGTCGTATCTCAAGCTCCTGTCCGTTTCCCCGACTGAGGGATGGAACCTGGTACGCGCGCAGCTTTCACTGCTGCACGCGCGCTTCCTGCTGTCCACGCGCGAGACCGGGCGTCTGGTATCGCCGCGCGACGACGCGCCCGTGGCGGGTGATCCGGCTCGCCTCCCCGAGGCGCGCGCGCTGGCACTGGCGATTCGGCGGGCGTCGGCCTTCGGGGTGATCCGTCCCACGTGTCTCGTGCAGTCGATGGCGCTCATGAAGATGTTGCAGCGCGACGGACTGGACGGCGGGCGCATCCGGATTGGTGTGCGCGATCGCCAGGGCAAGGTCGAGGCGCATGCGTGGGTGGAGTACGGAGGCGAAGTGATCGGCGATTTCGGCGAGCACGTGGCGACCTTTACCGAGCTCACCGACGTCAAGCTCGTCGGGACGCAAGAGCGGTGA
- a CDS encoding tetratricopeptide repeat protein: protein MTLLELAKHHRKAGRLAEAAATLEQAVRESPMDPELWFQGGTLAIKLKEFAFARSLFDMVARVNPTDAQAIYNAGYCHFRLGEPEAALAAYERAVAIDPGFVRAHIARGQLHYILGNDEAGRLAFDTALALPRPAAAGDLELRALVRVVREEFTEGWREFDESWREARQNSLSAVRVWDGSQDPTATVCLTVDGGFGDTLLFIRFAQQVRARVGHLVASIEPALAPLLGGVAGIDAVLRDASAFTPDMQVSGLWTLPRKLGTTRASIPAEVPYLPCPTEGPRLSPTDRLRVGLVWFGGSDCAHDFDRSCHDVSRLAPLFGVPGIEWHLLQPGVTAAALGAARGEAHVVPLPTVRHFGDTAFVLRQLDLVISVDTAIANLSAALGIPTWILVPTIPEFRWPIGAVRSPWYPKARLFRRRHTRDWDSVAQAVVRQLHERLAAGSDEDLPGYRRLDLA, encoded by the coding sequence ATGACCCTCCTGGAACTCGCCAAGCATCACCGCAAGGCCGGTCGACTCGCCGAAGCCGCCGCGACGCTGGAGCAGGCGGTGCGCGAATCGCCGATGGATCCGGAACTTTGGTTCCAGGGCGGGACGCTCGCCATCAAGCTGAAGGAGTTCGCCTTCGCCCGGTCGCTCTTCGATATGGTGGCGAGGGTCAATCCCACCGATGCGCAGGCGATATACAACGCCGGCTACTGCCACTTCCGCCTTGGCGAGCCGGAAGCTGCGCTGGCTGCCTACGAGCGGGCGGTTGCGATCGATCCCGGCTTCGTGCGCGCGCACATCGCCCGTGGGCAGCTGCACTACATCCTGGGGAATGACGAGGCGGGGCGATTGGCGTTCGACACGGCGCTTGCCCTCCCGCGCCCGGCCGCGGCCGGCGACCTGGAACTGCGCGCCTTGGTGCGGGTGGTTCGCGAAGAGTTCACGGAAGGGTGGCGCGAGTTCGACGAGTCATGGCGCGAAGCGCGACAGAACTCGCTGTCGGCCGTTCGTGTCTGGGACGGAAGCCAGGACCCCACGGCCACCGTTTGCCTCACGGTCGATGGCGGCTTTGGCGACACGTTGCTCTTCATCCGGTTCGCGCAGCAGGTGCGCGCTCGCGTGGGGCATCTGGTGGCGTCGATAGAGCCGGCGCTCGCCCCGCTGCTCGGGGGAGTTGCCGGCATCGACGCCGTGCTGCGGGATGCGAGCGCCTTCACGCCGGACATGCAGGTGAGTGGACTGTGGACGCTCCCTCGAAAGCTCGGGACGACGCGTGCATCGATCCCAGCCGAGGTTCCGTACCTCCCGTGTCCCACGGAGGGGCCGCGGCTTTCACCCACCGACCGGCTCCGCGTCGGGCTCGTCTGGTTCGGGGGGAGCGACTGCGCGCACGACTTCGACCGGTCGTGCCATGACGTCTCGCGACTCGCGCCGCTGTTCGGCGTTCCCGGCATCGAGTGGCACCTGCTGCAGCCCGGGGTGACGGCGGCCGCACTCGGCGCGGCGCGGGGCGAGGCCCACGTCGTCCCGTTGCCGACGGTACGCCATTTCGGGGACACCGCCTTCGTGCTGCGACAGCTCGACCTGGTGATCAGCGTGGACACCGCGATCGCCAACCTGTCGGCCGCGTTAGGCATCCCGACCTGGATCCTGGTCCCGACGATCCCGGAGTTTCGCTGGCCCATCGGGGCCGTGCGCTCGCCGTGGTACCCCAAGGCCCGTCTCTTTCGGCGGCGGCACACCCGCGATTGGGATTCGGTGGCGCAGGCGGTCGTCCGCCAGCTGCACGAGCGGCTGGCGGCCGGAAGCGACGAGGACCTTCCCGGGTACCGGCGCCTGGATTTGGCATGA
- a CDS encoding tetratricopeptide repeat protein: protein MSPGAAGEGVPVATDGGDAKVLATARDHRMHGRFDACSALLQEILGRDPMHVGAMLEGALLSLDVGDYPVAERFLQACRLFDPRNADLLLLSGSSAFYQRDPERAIPYLRDAARLAPGSLDVRIALAQILYSAGFDADARGEMHTAFTLAAVPGSDEGMRRSLARIADGDWDAGWREFALHWETKFAAHFREARWWRGEPLGDEDLHVVAYGGLGDSIFFARFLPVAAARARQLHLCVPAPLQRLLSGVRGVASLTPAVDAIPHGAVVTSLWHLAWLLGGEPDRYAPEPYLVAPDDGPRLEPTRGLRVGIAWAGSARAGHNVDRSPPSLATLSPLLAVEGVTWLGLHPEPAAAAECAALGIGALPPVRDFADTAAVLRQLDLVITVDSSVSNLAPALGIPTWVFCTRIPEMRWPAGAARSPWFPWARPFRRRSLGDWEAVARAAAGDLRQRVATGADPDLPAYRRR, encoded by the coding sequence ATGAGCCCGGGCGCGGCCGGGGAAGGCGTTCCCGTCGCCACCGATGGCGGCGATGCCAAGGTACTGGCGACGGCCCGCGACCACCGCATGCACGGGCGGTTCGATGCGTGCAGCGCGCTGCTGCAGGAGATCCTGGGCCGCGACCCGATGCACGTCGGCGCCATGCTCGAGGGCGCGCTGCTCTCGCTGGACGTTGGCGACTATCCCGTCGCCGAGCGGTTCCTGCAGGCGTGCCGCCTGTTCGACCCGCGCAACGCCGACCTGTTGCTGCTGTCGGGGTCCAGTGCGTTCTACCAGCGCGATCCGGAGCGAGCCATTCCCTACCTGCGCGACGCGGCGCGCCTCGCGCCCGGCTCCCTCGACGTGCGCATCGCGCTCGCCCAGATCCTGTATTCGGCCGGCTTCGATGCCGACGCCCGTGGCGAGATGCACACGGCCTTCACGCTGGCCGCCGTCCCCGGGTCGGACGAAGGGATGCGGCGGTCGCTGGCACGCATCGCCGATGGCGACTGGGACGCTGGGTGGCGCGAGTTTGCCTTGCACTGGGAAACGAAGTTTGCCGCTCACTTCCGGGAGGCGCGGTGGTGGCGTGGCGAGCCGCTCGGCGACGAGGACCTGCACGTCGTGGCGTACGGCGGGCTGGGCGACTCGATCTTCTTCGCGCGCTTCCTCCCGGTGGCGGCCGCCCGCGCCCGCCAGCTGCACCTGTGCGTGCCGGCGCCGCTGCAACGGCTCCTGTCGGGTGTGCGCGGCGTGGCGTCGCTGACACCGGCGGTCGACGCGATCCCGCACGGTGCCGTGGTGACCTCGCTGTGGCACCTGGCATGGCTGTTGGGCGGGGAACCCGACCGGTATGCCCCCGAACCGTACCTGGTTGCCCCTGACGACGGCCCGCGCCTGGAGCCTACGCGCGGATTGCGTGTCGGGATCGCATGGGCCGGGAGCGCCAGGGCCGGGCACAACGTCGATCGGTCGCCGCCGTCGCTCGCGACCTTGTCGCCGCTGCTCGCGGTGGAGGGGGTGACATGGCTCGGGCTGCACCCGGAGCCCGCGGCGGCCGCCGAGTGCGCGGCCCTGGGAATCGGGGCGCTGCCGCCGGTGCGCGACTTTGCCGACACGGCGGCGGTGCTGCGCCAGCTGGACCTCGTGATCACCGTCGACAGCTCGGTGTCGAACCTGGCGCCGGCGTTAGGCATCCCGACGTGGGTGTTCTGCACGCGCATTCCCGAGATGCGATGGCCCGCGGGGGCGGCGCGCTCGCCCTGGTTCCCGTGGGCGCGCCCCTTCCGCCGCCGGTCGCTGGGCGACTGGGAGGCGGTCGCCCGTGCCGCCGCCGGCGACCTGCGCCAGCGCGTGGCAACCGGCGCCGACCCCGACCTGCCTGCGTACCGTCGGCGTTAG
- a CDS encoding ABC transporter permease — translation MRVILAMVRTSWRAASSYRLATVFSLIGLAATVVPLYFVAGALQGTMARSIQGEGGQYFAFVLAGMVATTIITEAIGTVPSNVGTAATSGTLDSLFLTPTPPVVIFAGLSAYGFLWTLLRSTLLLVGGVALGASIAWTSVPQAFLVLMLLAAAYLPFGLLMTASQIAFRTSGPVMSAVLLASTFLGGVYYPVHVIPSWLRSLAGFVPLSYGLRAFRMLLLEGRPFSTVLGDVGMLLLFILVLGSVGVAAIALAFRYARRTGGLSQY, via the coding sequence ATGAGAGTCATCCTTGCGATGGTGCGGACGTCCTGGCGCGCGGCGTCGAGCTATCGGCTGGCGACCGTCTTTTCGCTCATCGGCCTGGCGGCCACGGTGGTGCCGCTCTATTTCGTCGCCGGCGCGCTGCAGGGGACCATGGCGCGCTCCATCCAGGGTGAGGGGGGGCAGTACTTCGCGTTCGTCCTTGCCGGCATGGTCGCCACGACGATCATCACCGAGGCGATCGGCACGGTGCCTTCGAATGTGGGGACGGCGGCAACGAGCGGGACGCTCGACTCGCTCTTTCTGACCCCCACGCCGCCGGTCGTGATCTTTGCGGGGCTGTCCGCGTACGGTTTCCTCTGGACCCTGCTGCGCAGCACGCTCCTCCTGGTGGGCGGCGTTGCGTTAGGCGCGTCGATCGCGTGGACGAGCGTTCCGCAGGCGTTCCTCGTCCTCATGCTGCTGGCGGCGGCGTATCTCCCGTTCGGACTCTTGATGACGGCGTCGCAGATTGCCTTTCGCACCAGCGGCCCGGTGATGAGCGCGGTGTTGCTCGCGTCCACCTTCCTTGGCGGCGTGTACTATCCGGTGCACGTCATCCCGTCGTGGCTGCGCTCGCTCGCGGGATTTGTCCCGCTGTCATATGGCTTGCGCGCCTTTCGCATGCTCCTGCTCGAGGGGCGGCCGTTTTCAACGGTCCTCGGCGACGTCGGGATGCTTCTCCTTTTCATCCTCGTGCTCGGGTCGGTTGGTGTGGCGGCGATCGCGCTTGCCTTTCGATATGCCCGGCGCACTGGGGGGCTTTCGCAGTACTGA
- a CDS encoding ABC transporter ATP-binding protein, with product MTTTETLVDGQARAHDSGAPSALVVSEIHKRFPSYRTLWQTLRHPTHREWVESLRGVSFSVPRGEFFGILGPNGAGKTTLFKCITGLVTAEGGRIQLQGFDVARETRKARAQVGVVFANERAMNWRLNARENLRLFAALYDVPRGEVEDRIDSVLRLVDLADTGQRLLGTFSSGMKQRLSLARALMTDPPILLLDEPTRSLDPVSAQRFRDFVREQVVTRDRTVVLATHMAEEAFGLCDRVLVLDRGRVLAIDTAARLADQFADHVYRAWVRDAGHPSLRRSGARLLDELATHDGWSVVEFPDLGTANEASETLRRLVADGVVVSRFERMGLSLGELLERVVAQRGGDP from the coding sequence ATGACCACGACCGAGACGCTCGTCGACGGACAAGCGCGCGCGCACGATTCCGGGGCCCCGTCCGCGCTAGTCGTCAGCGAGATCCACAAGCGGTTCCCGAGCTATCGCACGCTCTGGCAGACCCTTCGTCATCCGACGCATCGGGAGTGGGTGGAGAGCCTGCGCGGCGTTTCGTTCAGCGTTCCGCGGGGCGAGTTCTTCGGCATCCTTGGTCCCAATGGCGCGGGAAAGACGACGCTCTTCAAGTGCATTACGGGGCTCGTGACCGCCGAGGGCGGTCGCATCCAGTTGCAGGGATTCGATGTGGCGCGGGAGACGCGCAAGGCGAGGGCGCAGGTCGGGGTGGTCTTCGCCAACGAGCGGGCGATGAACTGGCGCCTGAACGCGCGCGAGAATCTTCGCCTCTTCGCGGCCCTCTATGACGTTCCGCGGGGCGAGGTGGAGGATCGGATCGACTCGGTCCTGCGACTGGTCGACCTTGCGGACACTGGGCAGCGCCTGCTGGGGACCTTCTCGTCGGGAATGAAGCAGCGGTTGTCGCTGGCGCGTGCGCTCATGACCGATCCCCCCATTCTCCTGCTGGATGAGCCGACGAGGAGCCTGGACCCGGTCTCGGCCCAGCGATTCCGGGATTTCGTGAGGGAGCAAGTCGTGACGCGTGACCGAACCGTCGTCCTCGCGACGCATATGGCGGAGGAGGCGTTCGGGCTTTGCGACCGCGTCTTGGTGCTGGATCGCGGTCGGGTCCTCGCCATCGACACCGCCGCGCGACTCGCCGATCAGTTCGCCGATCACGTGTATCGCGCGTGGGTGCGCGACGCTGGCCATCCCTCGCTGCGGCGCAGCGGCGCGCGGTTGCTCGACGAGCTCGCGACCCATGACGGTTGGAGTGTGGTTGAGTTCCCCGATCTCGGGACGGCGAACGAGGCATCGGAAACGCTACGCCGTCTCGTGGCCGACGGCGTCGTGGTGTCGCGCTTCGAGCGCATGGGGCTTTCGTTGGGTGAACTCCTGGAGCGGGTGGTGGCGCAGCGTGGGGGGGACCCATGA
- a CDS encoding lasso RiPP family leader peptide-containing protein: MYQKPTVVRLGTFRQLTQLGCVGGTDSFSVPGIGTSIGGTPIYGSNGQPTVCLAPNVSR; this comes from the coding sequence ATGTACCAGAAGCCGACCGTGGTACGTCTCGGCACTTTCCGTCAGCTGACCCAGCTTGGGTGCGTGGGGGGGACTGACTCCTTCTCCGTGCCCGGCATCGGGACCTCGATCGGTGGAACGCCGATCTATGGCTCGAATGGACAGCCGACGGTGTGTCTGGCGCCGAACGTCTCGCGCTAA
- a CDS encoding PqqD family protein — MSMANIRLPKPKSDVIFKTLADGGLIFSPELEVYFSVNSVGARVWNLLPPVTESLDAMVALLAQEYTDVTADIIRADVEELLAEFAAQELVEPLA, encoded by the coding sequence ATGAGCATGGCTAACATTCGCCTGCCCAAGCCCAAGTCGGACGTGATCTTCAAGACGCTCGCCGACGGAGGGCTGATCTTCTCGCCCGAACTCGAGGTCTACTTCTCGGTCAATTCCGTGGGGGCCCGCGTCTGGAACCTCCTCCCTCCCGTGACCGAGTCGCTGGACGCCATGGTGGCCCTGCTCGCCCAGGAGTACACCGACGTGACGGCGGACATCATTCGGGCCGACGTCGAGGAGTTGCTGGCCGAGTTCGCGGCGCAGGAACTCGTAGAGCCGCTGGCGTAA
- the rpsG gene encoding 30S ribosomal protein S7 codes for MSRRKKSVKRPVLADARYDSQTVSKFINSLMFQGKKSTAERLFYGAMDLVESRTSQPGVNVFKQALANLKPVIEVKSRRVGGATYQVPVEVRPERRTALAMRWLISYSRERNEKSMAEKLAAEVIAASKGEGNAVKKKEDTHRMAEANKAFAHYRW; via the coding sequence GTGAGCCGCCGCAAGAAGTCGGTGAAGCGTCCCGTTCTCGCGGATGCGCGCTACGACAGCCAGACTGTCTCGAAGTTCATCAACTCCCTGATGTTCCAGGGAAAGAAGTCGACCGCCGAACGCCTTTTCTACGGCGCCATGGACCTCGTGGAGTCCCGCACGAGCCAGCCGGGCGTGAACGTCTTCAAGCAGGCGCTCGCCAACCTCAAGCCGGTTATCGAGGTCAAGTCGCGCCGCGTGGGCGGCGCCACCTACCAGGTGCCCGTCGAGGTGCGTCCCGAGCGCCGCACCGCGCTCGCCATGCGCTGGCTGATCTCGTACTCGCGCGAGCGCAACGAGAAGTCGATGGCCGAAAAGCTGGCGGCCGAGGTGATTGCGGCGTCCAAGGGTGAGGGGAACGCGGTGAAGAAAAAGGAGGACACACACCGCATGGCCGAGGCGAACAAGGCATTTGCGCACTACCGCTGGTAG
- a CDS encoding 30S ribosomal protein S12: MPTINQLVRRARKDVLKKEKSPALKANPFRRGVCTRVYTTTPKKPNSALRKVAKVRLTNQIEVIAYIPGEGHNLQEHSIVLVRGGRVKDLPGVRYHIVRGTLDAAGVNGRNRSRSKYGTKKPKAGAPAGGKKK; the protein is encoded by the coding sequence ATGCCAACGATCAATCAGCTCGTCCGGCGCGCGCGCAAGGACGTCCTCAAGAAGGAGAAGTCGCCGGCGCTCAAGGCGAATCCCTTCCGCCGCGGGGTCTGTACCCGCGTCTACACCACCACGCCCAAGAAGCCGAATTCGGCCCTGCGCAAGGTGGCCAAGGTTCGCCTCACGAACCAGATCGAAGTCATCGCCTACATCCCGGGCGAAGGGCACAACCTGCAGGAGCACTCGATCGTGCTCGTGCGCGGTGGCCGTGTGAAGGACCTGCCTGGGGTGCGCTACCACATCGTCCGCGGGACCCTCGACGCCGCCGGCGTCAACGGTCGTAACCGGAGCCGTTCCAAGTACGGCACCAAGAAGCCCAAGGCGGGCGCCCCCGCCGGAGGTAAGAAGAAGTGA
- a CDS encoding 1-acyl-sn-glycerol-3-phosphate acyltransferase codes for MPYRTIAFLIVLLLVLLGLWWLARTTLDRAARRSVLRFRSRVDRFKLTKKHTIVAALLADEVIARAVDEHTREHGASADETWLRVRRYLDEIIPFFNILAYYRLGYAASRTVLNFFYKVSVDAVRPDPFKGLPRDSIIIYLMNHRSNADYVLVAYALAGDVSISYAVGEWARAFPLEHIFKSFGSYFIRRRYREPLYHVVLERYVQLITMNGVTQGIFPEGGLTRDGRLRPAKIGLLDYALGVAREPHLRSRMFVMPVAISYDRVIEDRTLIRELAARDGRPHSTRWEQLREVASYLGWNVGRILTGRWRRYGRAAVMVGTPISVGDWIDGLERDGISLFALERHERLGHVQRFCDMSMDRIGDLVPVTPVALACAALQTFPADFVSRTQLLSRMEELRGVLPEVNARVLQGERTIEEVFERAYRMLRMRKVIAREGGGYLVLPRGRALVSYYANGIAHLLGPFADGVRERDALPVLAATGEW; via the coding sequence GTGCCCTATCGCACGATTGCATTCCTGATCGTTCTCCTCCTGGTGCTGCTGGGCCTCTGGTGGCTCGCGCGCACCACCCTCGATCGCGCCGCCCGCCGCTCGGTGCTGCGGTTTCGCTCGCGTGTCGATCGGTTCAAGCTCACCAAGAAGCACACGATCGTTGCCGCCCTGCTCGCGGATGAAGTCATCGCGCGCGCCGTTGACGAGCACACCCGCGAGCACGGCGCATCCGCCGACGAAACGTGGCTCCGTGTGCGCCGCTATCTGGACGAGATCATCCCCTTCTTCAACATCCTCGCCTACTACCGGCTCGGCTATGCCGCCAGCCGCACCGTGCTCAACTTCTTCTACAAGGTGAGTGTGGACGCCGTGCGCCCGGACCCGTTCAAGGGGCTCCCGCGCGACTCGATCATCATCTACCTGATGAATCACCGGTCCAACGCCGACTACGTCCTCGTGGCGTATGCATTGGCGGGCGACGTCTCGATCTCGTATGCGGTGGGCGAGTGGGCGCGCGCCTTTCCGCTGGAGCACATCTTCAAGTCGTTTGGCTCCTATTTCATCCGGCGGCGCTATCGCGAGCCGCTGTACCACGTGGTGCTCGAGCGCTACGTGCAGCTCATCACGATGAACGGCGTGACACAGGGGATCTTCCCGGAGGGCGGGCTCACGCGCGACGGGCGGTTGCGCCCGGCGAAGATCGGGCTCCTCGACTACGCGTTAGGCGTGGCCCGCGAACCGCACCTTCGCTCGCGGATGTTCGTGATGCCGGTGGCCATCAGCTACGACCGCGTCATCGAGGATCGCACCCTCATTCGCGAGCTGGCGGCGCGCGACGGCCGGCCGCACAGCACCCGATGGGAGCAGCTTCGTGAGGTGGCGAGCTACCTGGGATGGAACGTCGGCCGCATCCTCACGGGGCGCTGGCGCCGCTACGGCCGCGCCGCGGTGATGGTGGGGACCCCCATCTCCGTCGGCGACTGGATCGATGGGCTCGAGCGCGACGGCATCTCCCTCTTTGCGCTGGAGCGGCATGAGCGGCTGGGACATGTGCAGCGCTTCTGCGACATGTCGATGGATCGGATTGGCGACCTGGTGCCGGTCACCCCGGTCGCCTTGGCGTGTGCGGCCCTCCAGACCTTCCCCGCCGATTTCGTGTCGCGCACCCAGCTGCTCTCCCGCATGGAGGAGCTTCGCGGCGTCCTCCCCGAGGTCAACGCCCGCGTCCTGCAAGGCGAGCGGACGATCGAGGAGGTCTTCGAACGGGCCTACCGGATGCTCCGCATGCGGAAGGTGATAGCGCGGGAGGGAGGGGGGTACCTCGTCCTCCCCAGGGGGCGAGCGCTGGTGTCCTACTACGCCAATGGGATAGCCCACCTGCTGGGGCCCTTCGCCGACGGCGTCCGGGAACGCGACGCCCTCCCGGTCCTCGCCGCCACGGGGGAGTGGTAG